From Oenococcus sicerae, the proteins below share one genomic window:
- a CDS encoding phosphatase PAP2 family protein — MMVKQLNKLDKTALFAGFGIFLILAISVLAQSSWLIYSDNSVMNVISLYQDKMDIQIAEWISFFGSPTVATVLSILIILFAIWYQQKYVEAIWSVAFLATTSLVGVLLKLLFARPRPLDKLVPASGFSFPSGHVLATMILIILFWHFMLPYVKKGFWQRTAEFLLIFWVLLVALSRVYLHVHFPSDTIASVCLALGMAAFTKLGLEPIRSERNYKHFFRS; from the coding sequence ATGATGGTTAAGCAGTTGAACAAATTAGATAAAACAGCTTTATTTGCTGGTTTTGGTATTTTCTTGATTTTGGCAATCTCTGTCTTGGCGCAAAGCAGTTGGTTGATTTATTCTGACAATAGTGTCATGAATGTGATTAGTCTGTACCAAGATAAAATGGATATTCAAATTGCTGAGTGGATCAGTTTTTTCGGCAGTCCTACCGTTGCCACTGTTCTGTCGATTTTAATTATTCTATTTGCTATTTGGTATCAGCAGAAGTACGTCGAAGCTATTTGGTCAGTGGCATTTCTAGCCACGACTAGTCTAGTGGGCGTTTTGCTGAAATTATTGTTTGCTAGACCAAGACCATTGGATAAACTGGTGCCAGCATCGGGGTTCTCTTTTCCTTCAGGCCATGTATTGGCGACGATGATTTTAATCATTTTGTTCTGGCATTTTATGCTGCCGTATGTAAAAAAAGGCTTTTGGCAAAGGACAGCGGAATTTTTGTTGATTTTTTGGGTTTTGCTTGTGGCACTTAGCAGAGTTTACCTGCACGTTCATTTTCCAAGCGATACAATTGCGAGTGTTTGTCTTGCATTGGGTATGGCGGCTTTTACAAAATTAGGACTAGAACCAATTCGATCAGAGCGAAATTATAAGCATTTTTTTAGATCATGA
- a CDS encoding glycosyltransferase family 2 protein, with the protein MDKLVVVIPAYFEEEILDSTISTLTDIYEELLKDKKISQDSTMLFVNDGSTDQTWSIIENSRKGNPFVTGINLSRNTGHQNALWAGMTVASQDADMIVTIDADLQDDPRAIIEMVDDYHAGYDVVYGVRNNRDSDTAFKRDTAGLFYKFMNKIGVKTIPNHADFRLLSNRAVKNLLAFPERNLFLRGMVPLVGFPSTKVFYARRVRKAGKSKYPLRKMLLFAWDGITSFSEVPIRAIMVLGLTMVVFSAIYVLYALIRWLTGYTTTGWTSIMISIWLLGGIELIVVGIVGEYIGKIFKEVKRRPRFIIQEDLYTKANPVPRSKKMDKSTHA; encoded by the coding sequence ATGGACAAATTAGTTGTTGTAATACCAGCATATTTTGAAGAAGAAATTCTAGATTCGACCATTTCCACTTTGACCGACATCTATGAGGAACTACTGAAGGACAAAAAAATAAGCCAGGATTCAACCATGCTATTTGTGAATGATGGTTCTACGGACCAGACTTGGTCGATTATTGAAAACAGCCGCAAAGGTAATCCTTTTGTTACAGGCATTAATCTTAGCCGCAATACAGGCCACCAAAACGCACTATGGGCCGGAATGACTGTTGCGAGTCAAGATGCAGATATGATCGTGACGATTGATGCTGATTTGCAGGATGATCCCAGGGCAATCATTGAAATGGTTGATGATTATCATGCTGGTTACGATGTGGTTTATGGTGTACGCAATAATCGTGATAGCGATACAGCTTTTAAACGTGATACGGCTGGACTGTTTTATAAATTTATGAACAAAATCGGCGTTAAAACGATTCCGAATCATGCCGATTTTCGTTTACTAAGCAACCGCGCTGTCAAAAATTTGCTTGCATTTCCAGAACGCAATCTTTTTTTACGCGGCATGGTTCCTTTAGTTGGTTTTCCCAGCACAAAAGTGTTTTATGCGCGTCGCGTTAGAAAAGCCGGCAAATCAAAGTATCCACTGCGAAAAATGCTGTTGTTTGCTTGGGATGGCATTACTTCTTTTAGCGAGGTCCCAATCAGAGCCATTATGGTATTGGGATTGACGATGGTTGTATTTTCTGCGATTTATGTGCTGTACGCTTTGATCCGCTGGCTGACCGGTTATACGACGACTGGCTGGACATCCATCATGATCTCAATCTGGCTGCTTGGCGGTATTGAATTAATTGTCGTTGGTATTGTTGGTGAGTATATCGGCAAAATATTCAAGGAGGTAAAACGCCGTCCGCGTTTTATCATCCAAGAGGACTTATATACAAAAGCAAATCCAGTTCCTAGATCTAAAAAAATGGACAAATCGACTCATGCATAA
- a CDS encoding glycosyltransferase family protein: MHKKFNFVFSFKQLLILILMFSLIIGICGNIAYPFENSGFLILVPLVLIGPFLVIRLYRYLRRLPQRLLKRIFWIFFGLIILVQIYIFSAMPATVYHDPFRVIQQAEQFSTGDIDWTSNYFWRYPNNIPLTILIGNWFKFMNLLGLTPNTAIHVLSMVTTDSLILLLSIIARKISQNWALVVIGQLFFLFSSYAYTYNLQVFYSDVPIYLAVAGTLLILLKWQKSDFKNKRNRYLSLCLLFGEVLLAEVIKPNFLIIAIAAFLTLVLLLITKQHDMRQIWPPFLTIICAIILSFPATKILDNSINFKNNLRYELPVTHWIYMGLNTSNGGSYSGPDTQAASALPNLKAREKADLKGISRRLKTAGLSGLIKLWVTKVGVLLNVANYNRSYTGGYVKSPVWFQSWQTWWSNIASLVLRLAFVTIYALALISLYRLFKERNVTPLIMFSLLTIVGYLAFHTFFWEAEDRYGQAIIPAIFLIIDQAFATNDLALKKTENQTGRADLSFYCRSIHDCWVFKS; this comes from the coding sequence ATGCATAAAAAATTCAATTTTGTTTTTTCCTTTAAACAATTGTTGATTCTTATTTTAATGTTTTCACTGATCATTGGTATTTGCGGTAATATTGCTTATCCATTTGAGAATAGTGGTTTCTTGATTCTGGTTCCTTTAGTCCTGATCGGACCATTTTTAGTGATTCGGTTATATCGTTATTTGAGACGGCTGCCGCAGAGGCTGTTAAAACGCATTTTCTGGATATTCTTTGGATTGATCATTCTTGTTCAGATCTATATTTTTTCAGCAATGCCCGCAACTGTTTATCACGATCCATTTCGTGTCATTCAGCAGGCCGAACAATTTAGTACGGGTGATATCGATTGGACCAGCAACTATTTCTGGCGTTATCCGAATAATATCCCGTTAACGATTTTGATCGGAAATTGGTTTAAATTCATGAATTTGCTTGGTCTAACGCCGAATACTGCGATCCACGTTCTCAGTATGGTGACAACTGACAGCTTGATTCTATTATTATCGATCATTGCGCGAAAAATTAGTCAGAATTGGGCATTAGTCGTCATCGGACAACTTTTTTTCCTATTCAGTTCCTACGCTTACACCTATAATTTGCAGGTTTTTTATTCGGATGTGCCAATTTATTTAGCGGTTGCCGGTACATTGCTGATTTTATTGAAATGGCAGAAATCGGATTTTAAAAACAAGCGGAACAGATACTTAAGCCTGTGCTTGCTATTCGGCGAAGTTTTATTAGCCGAGGTTATTAAACCGAATTTTTTGATCATTGCCATTGCTGCCTTTTTAACTTTAGTTTTGCTTCTGATCACCAAACAACATGACATGCGCCAAATTTGGCCGCCGTTTTTAACAATTATTTGTGCGATCATCCTGTCTTTTCCGGCTACGAAGATTCTTGATAATTCGATTAATTTTAAAAACAATTTGCGCTATGAACTGCCCGTGACGCACTGGATCTATATGGGCTTGAATACATCTAACGGTGGTTCATATAGTGGTCCGGATACTCAAGCGGCCAGCGCACTTCCTAATTTGAAAGCCCGTGAAAAGGCCGATTTAAAAGGAATCAGCAGGCGTTTGAAAACTGCTGGTCTATCTGGTCTGATCAAGTTATGGGTGACAAAAGTTGGTGTTCTGCTGAACGTTGCGAATTATAATCGTTCCTACACTGGCGGCTACGTTAAATCACCGGTTTGGTTTCAAAGCTGGCAGACGTGGTGGTCTAATATTGCCTCTTTAGTTTTGCGGCTTGCTTTTGTCACAATTTATGCACTAGCCTTGATTAGTCTTTACCGACTTTTTAAAGAGAGGAATGTTACGCCGCTGATCATGTTTTCACTATTGACCATTGTTGGCTACTTGGCTTTTCATACTTTCTTTTGGGAAGCTGAAGATCGCTATGGCCAGGCGATTATTCCGGCGATTTTCCTAATTATTGATCAGGCATTTGCGACGAATGATCTAGCGTTAAAAAAAACTGAAAATCAAACCGGTCGTGCCGATCTTAGCTTCTACTGCCGCAGTATTCATGATTGCTGGGTATTTAAAAGTTAA
- a CDS encoding response regulator transcription factor — translation MTKPIILIIEDEAAIVAYLQTELKFEDYIVLTASDGDMGLSVFEQNATKISVVLLDWMLPKRNGLEVLRRIRKLNGQVPVILMTAKNDVGDKVAALDAGADDYITKPFEIEELLARLRVSIRRQSKDSPRKYQLADLSLDLDTHRVIRAGQIIDLTQREFQLLTYMMQNSGKILNRDDLLDNVWGLDFDGQYNTADVYIRYLRQKIDDHFSPKLIHTVRSVGYVLRTD, via the coding sequence ATGACCAAACCAATTATTTTAATAATTGAAGATGAAGCTGCCATTGTTGCTTATTTGCAAACGGAACTGAAATTTGAAGATTATATCGTCCTTACAGCTAGTGATGGTGACATGGGACTTTCAGTTTTCGAACAAAACGCAACAAAAATTAGTGTTGTTTTGCTAGATTGGATGCTGCCAAAGCGTAATGGCCTTGAAGTGTTGCGACGAATTCGAAAATTAAATGGTCAGGTTCCTGTGATTTTAATGACGGCTAAAAATGATGTTGGCGATAAAGTTGCAGCACTAGATGCCGGTGCTGATGACTATATTACTAAGCCTTTTGAAATTGAGGAATTGCTGGCGCGTTTGCGAGTTTCCATTCGCAGGCAAAGCAAGGATAGCCCGAGAAAATATCAGCTTGCTGATTTGTCTTTGGATCTAGACACGCATCGCGTTATACGAGCTGGCCAAATAATCGATTTAACGCAACGAGAATTTCAGCTTTTGACTTATATGATGCAAAATTCTGGCAAGATACTTAATCGAGATGATCTGCTTGATAATGTTTGGGGTTTAGATTTTGACGGGCAGTACAATACGGCAGACGTTTATATTCGCTATTTGCGGCAAAAAATCGATGATCATTTCTCGCCGAAACTCATTCACACAGTCCGGAGTGTCGGATATGTTTTAAGGACAGATTGA
- a CDS encoding sensor histidine kinase has protein sequence MTKLKAIFHHFSLILKPLKHSSAAIMAHSYFFLLVITTLAMGISVPLVLGYQLIVNQDQNANQYLASLQKTNIDSAHDWQVWSKNNVFDNEVIFIKAITHRGHVFYSENASRVANQKHRPLLFSNNYLLDTKSWFNFDSYHLYYTKTVSQYGNHFTVWINLYKVVDIIKITLYTILTVICLTLIFGIWRVWQLSQRLVAPLADLSSATEKVSLKIEQSNQGIKDRLPEPTTPIEVNELAKSFNQLLDVIGEKEDREKQFVSDASHELKTPIAAINGHLKLIKRRGQAHPEIIADSLAYISQETQRMQRLVQNLLDLSHAERDEIKITQVNLGSMLSEIAANMAFPQEIKMTTPGIFIVSADFDQLREIILALIENASKYSSENKKILLSLKKSTKNTILEIKDFGIGIPKDAQKHIFERFYRVDESRSSKIPGSGLGLSIVKELADHQHIQIKVFENHPQGSIFQLIFPNEP, from the coding sequence ATGACTAAATTAAAAGCTATTTTTCATCATTTTTCTTTAATTTTGAAACCTTTGAAGCATAGCAGCGCCGCTATTATGGCACATTCGTATTTCTTTCTACTGGTTATAACAACCTTGGCGATGGGTATTTCTGTACCGCTTGTACTTGGTTATCAGTTGATCGTGAACCAAGACCAAAATGCGAATCAGTATTTGGCAAGTTTACAGAAAACTAATATTGATTCAGCGCATGATTGGCAAGTTTGGAGTAAGAACAATGTTTTTGATAATGAAGTTATTTTTATCAAAGCTATAACGCACAGGGGCCATGTTTTTTATTCCGAAAATGCCAGCCGTGTTGCCAATCAAAAGCATCGACCGTTATTATTTTCAAACAATTATTTGCTAGATACGAAATCATGGTTTAATTTTGATAGCTATCATCTTTATTACACTAAGACTGTTAGTCAGTATGGCAATCATTTTACAGTTTGGATCAACTTGTATAAAGTCGTGGATATTATCAAAATCACGCTTTACACGATACTGACTGTTATTTGTTTAACGCTCATTTTTGGTATTTGGCGTGTTTGGCAGTTGTCGCAGCGTTTGGTTGCTCCTTTGGCTGATCTAAGTTCAGCGACAGAAAAAGTGAGCTTAAAAATTGAGCAAAGCAACCAAGGAATCAAAGACCGTTTGCCGGAACCTACAACGCCAATTGAAGTTAATGAATTAGCAAAATCTTTTAATCAGCTGCTTGATGTCATTGGTGAAAAAGAAGATCGAGAGAAGCAGTTTGTTTCGGATGCTTCGCACGAGCTTAAAACACCAATAGCAGCTATTAACGGACATTTGAAATTGATCAAACGTCGTGGACAGGCACATCCTGAAATTATTGCAGACTCATTAGCTTATATTTCTCAGGAGACACAAAGAATGCAGCGTTTGGTTCAAAACCTGTTGGATTTATCACATGCAGAACGTGATGAAATCAAAATCACACAGGTTAACTTAGGCAGTATGCTGTCTGAAATAGCTGCTAATATGGCTTTTCCGCAAGAAATAAAAATGACAACACCAGGTATTTTTATTGTTTCGGCTGATTTTGATCAACTACGAGAAATTATTTTAGCCTTGATCGAAAATGCCAGCAAATATAGCTCTGAAAACAAAAAAATACTTCTATCATTAAAAAAATCGACGAAAAATACCATTTTGGAGATTAAAGATTTTGGTATTGGTATTCCCAAAGATGCTCAAAAACATATTTTTGAACGCTTTTACAGGGTTGATGAGTCTCGCAGCAGTAAAATTCCCGGATCGGGTTTAGGCTTGTCAATCGTTAAGGAATTGGCAGATCATCAGCATATTCAGATAAAAGTCTTCGAAAATCATCCGCAGGGAAGTATTTTTCAGTTAATTTTTCCAAACGAACCTTGA
- a CDS encoding FMN-binding protein, translated as MAVFIDGYLLFFKKNTAASLINASTSTTAASSQPSSASSQSSSYTNGSYTGNSVSMRWGNVQVKITITGGKITKVQTIDYPQDNNHDQQVNSMALPTYESESVKNNSSNIQAVSGATETWKAFKSSLQSALNQAKV; from the coding sequence ATTGCAGTTTTTATCGATGGTTACTTGTTATTTTTCAAGAAAAATACGGCGGCCAGCCTGATAAATGCATCAACAAGTACGACGGCTGCCAGCAGCCAGCCGAGTAGCGCCAGTTCACAAAGTTCGAGTTACACAAACGGCAGTTATACAGGCAATTCAGTTAGTATGCGTTGGGGCAATGTGCAAGTTAAGATTACGATCACTGGCGGCAAGATCACAAAAGTACAAACGATCGATTACCCACAAGATAATAATCACGATCAGCAGGTTAATTCCATGGCTTTACCGACTTACGAATCTGAGTCAGTCAAAAATAATTCTTCAAATATTCAGGCTGTGAGTGGTGCTACGGAAACTTGGAAAGCCTTTAAAAGTTCGCTTCAAAGCGCACTAAATCAAGCAAAGGTGTGA
- a CDS encoding FAD:protein FMN transferase has product MHIYTKKIDKYSLLTFEIKQMNLPFTGQVVVAHDDELTRSLLLKKALAIEKWLMDVDQRFSPFRSDSELSLYNAGKLDFEQTSPIFKQIFALTVFAEEQTQGLFSANYRGQYDPTGLVKGWAIEKAQQIQLKPLLSDPNFIAINLNGGGDMQFATRLDSDWNWSIGISDPFDNEKILSKIVMKNAAIATSGTSQRGDHLIDPASGQAVLKQKNSIISTSVLCPSLTLADIWATAIAIPAINDHDWLDHIPGSGLRISYSKTAERWLDHKLVDQKELRYA; this is encoded by the coding sequence ATGCATATATATACGAAAAAAATTGATAAATATTCGCTGCTTACTTTTGAGATCAAACAAATGAATCTTCCTTTTACAGGACAAGTCGTTGTTGCACATGATGATGAATTGACGCGATCACTGCTTTTAAAAAAGGCCTTAGCAATTGAAAAATGGCTGATGGACGTCGATCAGCGTTTTTCGCCATTTCGCTCGGATTCAGAATTGAGTCTATATAATGCCGGCAAACTTGATTTCGAACAAACAAGTCCTATTTTTAAACAAATTTTTGCATTGACCGTTTTTGCAGAAGAACAAACACAAGGCCTTTTTTCTGCGAATTATCGTGGTCAGTATGATCCTACAGGCCTTGTAAAGGGGTGGGCGATTGAAAAAGCGCAGCAGATACAATTAAAGCCTCTATTATCTGATCCTAATTTCATAGCCATTAATCTTAATGGCGGTGGTGATATGCAATTTGCGACGCGTTTAGATTCTGATTGGAATTGGTCGATCGGCATTAGCGATCCTTTTGATAATGAGAAAATTCTCAGTAAAATCGTGATGAAAAATGCGGCAATTGCAACTTCCGGTACTAGTCAGCGAGGTGATCATTTGATCGATCCTGCAAGTGGACAGGCCGTTTTAAAACAAAAAAATAGCATTATTAGCACTAGCGTTCTCTGCCCCAGCTTGACTTTAGCTGATATCTGGGCGACTGCAATTGCTATTCCTGCTATTAATGATCATGATTGGCTCGATCATATTCCGGGATCGGGACTGCGTATTAGTTATAGCAAAACAGCCGAACGCTGGCTTGATCACAAACTCGTCGATCAAAAGGAGTTGCGTTATGCTTAA
- a CDS encoding FAD-binding oxidoreductase, with product MLKSHRYLLGLFWMLAIFIFPLPLIQALANGLTGPAISNLGIQLGTIAYAWMLLIIFISTKPKWLDRIIGLPSMYFLHGGLAIIMIVFAYVHKLMTSSNGLIKLTGDIGLWILIGTAVYSIFFLSGWLTDRIHWLKIWIRFFEKHIFKHEVSVWLHRLNILATLFVFIHVLLIDYIMQIKGFAILFYAYSLIVFALYAYFLISKTWRFNRAKVIDIRPLSANMTQVTLRFSHTRAEKLKKYQAGDYLFIDFPNIEGMKEMHPFSFVDFDYEKRQVVLAIRADGDFSHKIAKITIGESARIDGPFGTLNNQILNQDDKQQALILLAGGTGVVPLISLALAYASKREIYFIWTVSSEDDLVYRKLLLQLADQWPNFYYFESIHRLNLEKISAILPETIIDQAYFLMSGSNKMMIGYRSLLAKFGVKAKNIYYEKFSF from the coding sequence ATGCTTAAAAGCCATCGATATTTATTAGGTCTTTTTTGGATGCTGGCCATTTTTATATTTCCATTGCCGCTTATTCAAGCACTAGCTAACGGTTTGACTGGACCGGCCATCTCGAATCTTGGTATTCAATTAGGCACGATTGCTTATGCTTGGATGCTATTGATTATTTTCATTTCCACAAAACCAAAATGGTTAGATCGCATTATTGGCTTGCCATCTATGTATTTTCTGCATGGTGGATTAGCGATTATTATGATCGTATTTGCCTATGTTCATAAACTTATGACTTCTTCAAATGGTTTGATCAAGCTCACTGGTGATATAGGTCTGTGGATTTTAATCGGAACGGCAGTTTATTCGATTTTCTTTTTAAGCGGCTGGCTGACTGACCGAATTCATTGGTTGAAGATTTGGATCAGATTTTTTGAAAAACATATTTTTAAACATGAAGTTAGTGTTTGGCTGCATCGGCTTAATATATTAGCAACTTTATTTGTTTTTATTCATGTACTGCTGATTGATTATATTATGCAAATTAAAGGGTTTGCAATTCTCTTTTATGCCTACTCGTTGATAGTGTTTGCTTTATATGCCTACTTTCTGATCTCGAAGACTTGGCGTTTCAATCGGGCAAAAGTTATTGATATCAGACCTTTATCCGCGAACATGACGCAAGTAACTTTAAGGTTTAGTCATACGAGAGCCGAAAAGCTAAAAAAATATCAGGCAGGTGACTACTTGTTTATTGATTTCCCTAACATTGAGGGCATGAAGGAAATGCATCCTTTTTCTTTTGTTGATTTTGATTATGAGAAAAGGCAAGTCGTTTTAGCCATTCGTGCCGATGGTGATTTTTCTCATAAAATTGCCAAGATCACCATTGGTGAATCAGCACGGATCGACGGTCCTTTCGGCACATTAAATAATCAAATTTTGAATCAAGATGACAAACAGCAAGCATTGATTTTATTGGCAGGAGGTACCGGTGTTGTTCCGCTAATTAGTTTAGCTTTGGCCTACGCGTCAAAAAGGGAAATATACTTTATTTGGACAGTATCTAGCGAAGATGATCTCGTTTATCGCAAACTGCTGCTGCAATTGGCTGATCAATGGCCGAATTTTTACTATTTTGAATCGATTCATCGTTTGAATTTAGAAAAAATTTCAGCTATTTTACCAGAAACAATCATTGATCAGGCTTACTTTTTAATGTCTGGTTCCAATAAAATGATGATCGGCTATCGTTCCTTATTAGCGAAATTTGGTGTGAAGGCTAAAAATATTTATTATGAGAAATTTAGTTTTTAG